The Solanum pennellii chromosome 4, SPENNV200 genomic interval TGCTATGGCAGGATAGTGATCACCACAGCAGGCCAGTCGCGACTTCAGTCGaaaataaacccaaaaaatgtcattattcTGCAAATTTTGCTCTTCAGAGTCACGAGACAAACCAGAGAGACTTCTTGACAATTTTTCACCATTCTTTAGGCTAAAGTAAGGTTTTACTCTCCGAACGCATTTTTTGGATCAGTAGAATATAAATTCAGGGGTAATTATTGTTGGGGAGGGTTTTGAAATTGTTTTGGATGGTGGGAAAAACCCTACATGCATATTAGGATCATGAGTTTGGCCTAGAATTGATAATTTTGATCATAATCTGGATAAATTAGACCTTGATTAGTGATCTCCGTATTTAATTGTTTGTCTGAAGATCTAGAGCAAGCGAAAAAAATTCGAAAAGGAaagaatcaagtttcttaggagGGTTCAAGCTTTGTTTGAGGTAGGTGTAGTTGTGATTTCATATTAATGTGACGTATGTTAGTAATTACTTCATTTAATGTATATATGAATGCGAAAGTATTACAATATTGATCATGCTAATCGTAAATGAGTATGAATGAATAATTGTATGTCATGAATCAAcacttgattgtatgattatgagaatgtaTTTTGTGATTGTGGCTAGTTGAAATTGATCCAGTGTTCTGTTCCAACAGACTAACTTAGATCgggtgtcacattccgacaaaTATATGGAATCGGGTGTTACGTACGACACACTAACTTGGATTGGATATCACACGTATCGCTACACTTACAGTTTGAGTGTAGGTTACATGAGAAGACCATTGACTTGTTATAAAGATGTAGTTTAGAATGTGAAATTGGTCGTTGATCCTGAAATGATGACtgatattgtatatatttgGTATATGCTCATTTTGTTTTGTTGTGGTTACTTGTATATGCTTCACTTATTGGGAAAGTTGTGTAAACCTACTAGTAAactgtggttgtgtactgatactgcacttgctctttTTTTGTTGAGTAAATGGTATCTTTATATAACTTTGGCAAACTTCATTTAAAAGGCCAGTGATCAAGattgaattcaagggtgagccagtTCTTCCAGGCTTCCATAAGTTCTCATTATGTTTAGTCTATTTCATTTGGACTTAGACTAGTACTTTAGATATTCTTATGTCTAGTTGGGTTTGCACCCATTTTCTTAGACTTATTGAACTTTAGATGTTTCAGTACATGAACTTTCAGGTTCTAGacatattttcacatttgtttgttagacttttgaagtTTATGGGAACTCCTTATTTTCCCATTCCTTTAGACATTTAAATCTGCTTTCGtatctttaaatatttagttCTTAGGTTAGCTGATTAGTAATAATTGTTCTCTCATCAGGGGATTAGTGTGGGTGTCGACGATTTGAATCGTGACATTAATCCCTGATCATTTTGCGTGATGATCATACTAATAATTCAATCAAGTATACGAGCTGGTATAATACTGTATTTCAAACATTGTACTTCTTGTTGTACCCTACTTAAACGTAATTctgtaaatatttttcatgataaaaaagagtaaaaaatctattttttttcctgATTCAAGTGATACATTTTGCTTTACgagattcaaattttataaattttgatcaatagtatttaaatatttgactttaaataaatcacaacttttaatacttttcatatacaatttatgaatatctaattttttcaaattgatctAATTTAATCTAACTTCATATAAAAGTTAATATAACGTTCttgtagaaaaagaaaaatacgttaagatttttaattgatttatgtGTGTGTTAAATCATTGAATGTACTATTGTACTAATGATATGCCCGACCCGAATCATTGAATGTACTACTGTACTAATGATATACCCGACCCGATGCACACCGGTATAGAACGATAAAACCAAAGCTTCTCCCCCAAATTTCTTTTTACAAATCCAGAGGCCTTTAGTTGTCTATTCCCCTCATTTTCCTTTCAAGGTAAAACGGCGCAGAAAAAAGCAGGTCCGTCAAAAGTCCGGTTCCTTCACGAAGAGCTAGGGTTTTCTTCTAAGGTTTCTACTTTATCCCCTTTCTCTCCTTGTTATaccaaaaatgttttttttaattattgtaaaATTATTCGTTTAACTGTAGAGAGAAGAAAGATGGAGGATGACTATTGGAATAATCAACCGCAACTTTCTGAATCTGCTGGATCGATCAATCAACCACAACTTTCTCAAGCTGTTGGATTGCTCAATCAACCGCATCTTGAATATGGTACGAACAAGTTTTGTGCTTTTTTTTGATAGCTTATATTTTGTGAGGaggtaaaatgatttttttttataatcgtCTTTGTTGCTTTGAAATTGATTGTAATTATCACTTAAATCACTAGAgattatgaaattcaaaaatcaattttcattttccagTCATAGAGAACTACATTTCGACATTTGAAATAGTTTCGATTGTAAATTAATAACTGATGAGattttaaaaagtgaaattCATTGAAAGTTTAGATGGTGATATATTTTGTAGGATGTGTTAGATCTTTATAAACTTTGGAAACAGTAGAGAAACTAAGTTCAATTAAGCcgaaacaataattttttttttttaacatataaatcaATGATTGATTTAGAATTTTCATTAAGGAGGTTTGAAAACTTGTAAACGTAGTTTCTAAAATTGATACTTGAAATATAAAGATAACTTTGAACCCCTCTTAACCATTGAACCATCTTCTAATCCTGTCccatttgcttctttttttctatttttttaacttgTCCTACCCTACCCTATTTAGCCCTGCTCCACCCTGTTCATTTTTCTCACTTTTTAAGTTTGTAGTTGTGCACTTCTTTTTCTCCTACAATCCAAATCATCTTACTTATTATCATCTATGGTATATTTTGAGATTTCATTTATTCTTCTTACTTGATTTGAATATAAtacattctttattttttttttatcatgcattttaaattcaaagtaattaattagatattactattgtttgaaatttttagaatacacaataaaaaaattaaaagatacctcagtaaaaatctaaaatctaattttttttctttctctatcCTCCAAATCAAATTCTTGcaacaataaattatttttgccTTAGCTTCTTTCTATGCCATGTAAATAAGATGTAAATTTTTCGAGAAGCAATTCTTGTTGAATCACTATATAGCTTCTTTGAGAAACATTTAGAGCTTTgcttgaataatatatatagatgtCCAAGACTCTACTACATGCCCTTGGGTTAAATGTACAACAATGATgaattaaaaaagttattgtttTGACCTAGAAACACGACTCTACTACATGCCCTTGGGTTAAATGTACAACAATGATgaattaaaaaagttattgtttTGACCTAGAAACACATATCTTATGCAATAGCCACATTGCAGTCGATTTCTGAACATTGAATTACCAAAATCACATAGAGCTTTAGCAAAACGGAATACGCCAATTGTACATTAGAATTATGAAAGCCTCCTTTACATATCCATTTAGTGATAATGGGAACAGACACAACCCGATGACATCCATATCAAAGTCTGGCCTATCCGCACTACTCTGAGACAACTTTGCTAAGATAGGGATATAAGTCTTCAGATGGCAGACCAACGAACAATCCTCTAGATATACTAAGCATTTGTACTAAGCTGCTAATGACAACGTCAAACTCTGTTCCAACTGGAAGTGTAGGCGACAAAATGACACTACGTCTCTATAATATTATGATCAACCCTGTAGTTGTGGATCTTTCTGCATTCTCTGTTAGATTTTGGTGCTCACCACTCTTTGGATTTCAAgattgaatgccttgaatccaAATCAAATTATTGTCATAATAGTACCCAATAAATCAGTCTTAGCTTAGACTCACAATAACTTTGGTGCCAAACAAATAGGATCTAAATTTCTACCAACGTGAAGACTACAACAAGTAATTTTTATTCAGTCAACTTGCATAACACCCTTCACAAATGTAGGTTAGAGAAAAATTTCAATGTATTTGTTGGAGATTCGAAGTATGCCTTGTTACACCATGAAGTGATACTTTCTGTAATTTAGCATAAGATTGAATCTTCACATCGTTTTAATATAGTATCTAGATGAGCCAAACAATCATCAGACAAGTCTCCTAcaaacagaaaaatcatccatgaaaaCTTCGATTGTGTCTTCCACCATATCTAAGAAACTAGACATCATGCAACGTTGAAAAGTCACCGATGCATTATACAACTCGAGTAACATCCTCTAGAGAGTAAACTTTGCATATAGGAAAGTAAAAATGGCCTTCTGTTGATCTCCAGAGGCTATATAAATCTGATTGTAGCCTGAATACCCAtccaaaaggtaaaaaaaaaacaaaaaacagtACCATCCTTTTACGAACAAGATGATCTAACATTTGATCCATGAATGAAACAATCTTTATCTGTCCTTTCATCATTTCCCTATAGCACGCCCAGTTACAATGAATGGTTTCCCAAAGATGATGAGTACTTCAAAATCAACCTTGTAGTCCAAGTTCATAAGGGATATGAAAGCTTCAACCTCAACTAGAACATCATGAATTAAAATCACACAGTCATAGCAAAACGTACTGCGCTCATTCTACATGGAATTGAGAAAGTTCCAGGATCCTCTTTCGTCTACATTAACGATCTGGAGGCTATGGTACTAATATGTAGAAACTTATCATCCCCTTCAAAACTAGCACCCCTTTTCTTAGTCACTATCTATAGATCCTTTATGAACTTTGCATAGCTCAaaatttgttctagagcttcaaTTAGAGGGATGTTGATTCAGTATCAAGATGAACTTAGTTACATCTCATGTTAGTGATTATGGGAACAGACACAACTCGATGACATCCATATCTAAGTCTAGCCTACCCATACTTATTTGACAAACGCTGACAACTTTGCTAAGATTATGGATCTTCAGTAGTAAGGCCAGTGAACAATTCTTTAGGTATAAGCATTTACATTAAGCTGCTAGTGACAACAAACTTTGATCCAATTTACAGTTATAGTTACATTCTGACTTATCTATTTTGTTGCAGTAGCAGAAACTCCACAATCTGGGATGCCATCAGCTCAAGTAGTGGATCCACAATCAATTGGACAGTCAATCTTATTAGCCTATCAACGTTATCTCCACACTGTGGTAATCTCTGAAGCTGAAAATGCTCCTACATTTTTCTGTGGACCTGAGCTAGCTACAGCAGGGGGTAGTGGTAGTACTATACCTGATCCCCGTCCATCACCTGCCCTTCGTGATCCCCGCCCATCACCTGCTCTTCGTGATCCCCGTCCATCACCTGCTCTTCGTGATCCCCGTCCATCACCTGCTCTTGGTGATCCCCGTCCATCACCAGCCCTTCGTGATCCCCGTCCATCACCTGCTCTTGGTGATCCCCGTCCATCACCAGCCCTTCGTGATCCCCGTCCATCACCTGATCTTCGTGATCCCCGTCCATCACCAGCCCTTCGTGATCCCCGTCCATCACCTGCTCTTCGTGATCCCCGTCCACCACCTGCTCTTCGTGATCCCCGTCCATCACCTGCCCTTCGTGATCCCCGTCCATCAGCTCGTGGAAAAGAGCTAGCTATAGCAGGTGGTAG includes:
- the LOC107016977 gene encoding uncharacterized protein LOC107016977, yielding MEDDYWNNQPQLSESAGSINQPQLSQAVGLLNQPHLEYVAETPQSGMPSAQVVDPQSIGQSILLAYQRYLHTVVISEAENAPTFFCGPELATAGGSGSTIPDPRPSPALRDPRPSPALRDPRPSPALRDPRPSPALGDPRPSPALRDPRPSPALGDPRPSPALRDPRPSPDLRDPRPSPALRDPRPSPALRDPRPPPALRDPRPSPALRDPRPSARGKELAIAGGSIPSLGVSVGPELSKSGGSIPSLGVGGGPELSKAGGSIPSLGVGGGPELSKAGGSIPALGVGGGPELARAGGSIPALGVRRGPDGRRRSHETLSLPPDASSTLYIEGLPSDCIRREAAHIFRRFTGYKELRLVKRDSKYPAKHPLILGFVDFENPTYAATALRALQGYIMDEHDNHSPYLRLQFSKFPGRRLTGRGKR